Genomic segment of Panicum virgatum strain AP13 chromosome 9N, P.virgatum_v5, whole genome shotgun sequence:
actaaagtaaccatctaatctttgtgtaaattacccacctatgctcctacaaaaataatgcaaatagcCTCCCTAAAtctgcatataaattatctaattatatcattattaaaagttgAAGTAACATCttaatctgaatcaaaattatataattataacaatTATGTGATAGataattaattttaaaataagaaacatccAACCATCAATCTgccaactctaatcataatacaTAATAGTCATTGTATTTGTTATCTTTCATAGCATTAATTAGAATATTTAGTAGATGAAAGGGAacatgagatagataattataattagctataacccttatttttatattaattctaattatcCCGTGTGGGAGCACAGATTGATAAGCtagttttattaaaaaaaagtttgagGTTAACACTTAATAGCTGAAGAGATGGcacccgcgggtgcgggtttggcGAAAACCCGTCCGCAGGCAAACCCACGGGGTTGGAAAAAAACCCGCCCGCGAGCAAACCCGCGGGTGCATTTCTGCACCTGCATCCGCACCCGCGGGTTTCGGGCGGGTTTCGGGTGCCCGCAGGTCTggcaacatatatatataataaaaatgcATAAATTCATCAATTTAAATAGTCAAACAACACATATTTATAAGTAATAAGGGCAAAATAACAACAAATCCATAAGTTCAAAGTAATAAGGACAAACTaacaacaaattcataagttcaTGTGCTCATTTTATAGTTAGGATAGATGGGATGAACCTTATCTAAGCATATTGGGTTGGGTTTTTTTGTTTCCGGATGGGTGTGGGTCCACCCGCGGGTGGAATctcaaacccgcacccgcaatatgcgggtgcgggttaatccgcggatacccgcatcCGCGGGTGGAATCGCCATCCCTACTCAGGCCTCAGCTGAGGATAACATGTGCACAAGCACCTGTCACACCAACTGGTGCCTCACGCCCTCTTTGAGACAATTTAATTGTGACCATTACAAAGAAGTAAAAATTAAACCCATGCACTGCCTGCAGATTAGTGCAGCATGTTCCGCGTTACCATGTTGTCAATGCCTGAATTCGAGCTAGTAATGGTTTTAGTGCTTACACAATCAACTACAATTCTTTGTATCCCATATTTATACTACATCTGCCAGAGTACAGACAAACAGTAGTCAGTTTCTTGTGCTAACGCACGGAATTAGATCCGCCTTCCGCTCCATGAAAACCAATTAGAGATGCTCCACAATTAAATGACAACAGCTTGGGCCACATGAGATGTTACCAATCTCCTACGGTTAGAGGAAATCTCAACTGGAGTTCATCAGCAGGTACCTCCAAAGTCACCTACGAGAAAGAAAGTGAGTTTTGACTGATTGTTCTTATTCAAGATGGATTTGAAGTAATTTGTGCTCTTTCAGTGGACGAATCTTCGTTTTTTGACTCGCTTAGACTCAGGGGGCACATCACTGTTGATGTCTTGTGATGTAGTTTAGCAGAAACGTTCTCTGTAATGCTTACAAGTTATTTGCAAAAGTGAGATAAAGTATCACAATTCATACCTCCTTAAACACTGCACTGTATGAAGCATCCTTGAAGCCCTGTATCCAAACCAGAGAAATATATAAGCAAACTAGAGAACAAACAAGAATATGAGGAAAGAGAGATACTAACCAGCTTTCTGAAAAGCTTAAGGGATGCCATATTTGATTCACTAATTTTTGCTCTGAATGTGGCAATTCCATATTTCTCTACTGCGAATGCCATCATCAGTAATATCACTTCTTGACCGATTCCCTTCCCACGGCTGCGACAAGGAAAAGTGGATATTTTAGTTAGCACGACCAGATTGTATCACTATGCCGTGCCAAATCAGCCATTCTGTTCTCAGTTCAGCATCTACTTTACTTTCATGTGACATATGTAATTATTGCTTCAACTACTCTGCCCCTACATAAAAACAAGATCATGCCAGAAGTTTTCAGGACCAGGAGCCCTGGCGCAAGAGGTACAGAACAGATTCACGTGCTAAGTAGAGTTTGTCTCTCTTGCAGTACAAAATGAGTTACCTAGCGATAACATAATTTCGCTGGATTATCACATTGTTGCAGATTAGCAAACTTTGATGTGATACACTATACAGATCTGGTAGTGAAGCAACCGACAACTGAAAGTAAAAGGACTAGCAATTCAGCTGCAACTATTTGTTTGATCTCTCAAAAAATTATTCAGGTCATAAGTAACCAAGTATGTCCACATTACTCTGAGCCAAGTAAAACTGTATACATGCAACTGCCTACAGAACAGAACTGTGTAAATGTCAAAAGAATGGTAAAAACAGTGGCATGATCAGTATTGTAGAGAAGGTACCTCTTATGTTCAGCTATCATAATCTCTATTTCCGCAAGCTGCATATCATCAGGGTCATTCATATATATGTTCACATCACCAACCATAGCTGCA
This window contains:
- the LOC120691916 gene encoding N-acetyltransferase 9-like protein; amino-acid sequence: MEVPEAAPAAAAGVEAEGMSGGKGSWYVLGKRAVLVPYLREHVPRYHEWMQDPALLEATASEPLSLEQEFDVHRSWTLDPFKHTFIVLDKELIGGEFAPGNPHTEAMVGDVNIYMNDPDDMQLAEIEIMIAEHKSRGKGIGQEVILLMMAFAVEKYGIATFRAKISESNMASLKLFRKLGFKDASYSAVFKEVTLEVPADELQLRFPLTVGDW